The Ignavibacteriales bacterium region GTCGTTTCGGACCATCGGCCGGTTCGTCGGAATCACCACGACGTCAAGCTTGTAAATGTCGAAGAATTCTGCCGCTTCCGTTTCCGCAGTTCCCGTCATTCCGGCAAGTTTCTTATAGAGCCGGAAGTAATTCTGGAGAGTCACGGTGGCAAGCGTTTGAGTGTCCCGCTCGACTTTTACGCCTTCCTTCGCCTCGATCGCCTGGTGCAATCCTTCCGAGTACCGGCGGCCGGCGAGAAGACGACCGGTGAACTCATCGACGATCATCACTTTTCCGTCATCGGAAACGACGTATTCGTCATCCTTTTCATACAGGGAGTACGCCCTGAGAAGCTGCTGAATCGTGTGAATCCGATCGCTGCGATCAGCAAACAACGCGTTGATCTCATCCTTTTTGAGCTGCTTCTGATCAACCGGGAGAGACTCGTTCCCCTCGAGTGCACTGAACTCCGCTGCGATGTCGGGAATAATGAAGAGGTCTTTGTTCTGCCCCGGAAAAACCTGGGCAAGAAAATCACGGCCCTTGTCGGTCAAATCGATCGTGTGGGATTTCTCGTCGATGGCAAAATACAGTTCATCGTCGATTTCGTGCATGCGGGCCGACTGATCCTGGAGGTAGATCCTCTCCGTCTTCTGGGAAAGGGTCTTATTCGATGGCTCGGAGAAGAGTTTCAACAGTTTGTTGCTCTTTGGAAGCCCGCGACTCGCACGCAGGAGCAGCACGCCCGCGTCATCAAAGTTCTTGGCCTCGAGCATTTGTTCCGCCTCGCCGAGGGCCTTTGCCACGAGACTCTTCTGAGCGTTAACAAGCCGCTCGACGTAGGGCTTCATCTCGTTGAACTTGTGGTCATCGACCGCGACAGGACCGCTGATGATAAGCGGAGTCCGCGCTTCGTCAATCAGAACGGAGTCAACTTCGTCCACGATGGCATAGTTGTGTCCGCGCTGCACCATCTCCTCCGCGCTGACGACCATGTTGTCGCGCAGATAGTCGAATCCAAACTCGTTATTGGTGCCGTAGGTGATATCGGCACTGTAGTGTATCCGCCGCTGGGCCGGATCCATCGGCTGGAGAATGACGCCGATCTTCAGGCCATGGAATTCGAAGATTTTTCCCATCCACTGACTGTCGCGCAGTGCGAGGTAGTCGTTGACGGTCACGATGTGGACACCCCGTCCGGGGAGGGCGTTCAGATATGTGGGGAGTGTCGCGACAAGCGTTTTGCCTTCACCCGTGGCCATTTCTGAGATTTTCCCCTGATGCAACGAAATGCCGCCAAGGAGCTGCACGTCAAACGGGACCATATCCCAGACGAGCTTGTTTCCGGCAACATCCCAGGACTGCCCGACGAGGCGCCGGCACGTTTCCTTCACCACGGCGAATGCCTCGGGTAGGATTTCGTTGAGCGTATCCTGAATCGTCGCATCCAGCTGCTTGTTCAACGCATCGAGCTCACTGTAGATGGTTTCTCGCTGGCTGAAAGGAATATCTTCCTTGAGGCTCGCCTGCAGTTTGGCGATTTCATCCTTTATTTCCGCCGTTGTCTCATCAATATGCTGACGAAATTCTGCGGTCTTCCCTTTCAATTCATCATCTGAGAGAGCCTGCAGCGTTTCAATATGCGAATTGATCTCAGCCACGACCGGCCAGAGAGACCGAACGTCACGCTCGTGCTTGGAACCAAACAGCCTTTTGAAAAAATCCAACATAGATACCTTTCCACCGGGTGAATAGAGACAACAACTGTGAAATATACCCCTTTTTTGTCGCGCAGTCAAGAAACGCCCTTTTCCCCCTCACCTTGCATTTGACGCTTTTTCGGGTGACATTTCTTTCAATTTTTCATGCAACTCTTCATCACTCCGGAGATTACGCGTTGAACGCCACAACGATTTCCCGACTATGCTCATTCCATCGTTCTTCACGGTTTCAGCAACTTACCCTCCTTGCTCTCTCGGCACTCTTTGCCGGCTGTGCCGTGTTCTTTCCGAACAGCAGGCCAAGTGATCCCGTCGAAGGGCTTCGGTACGACATCAGCCGGGTGCTTTCCGACTCAATCTTCATCCCAGCCAGACCAAGTATCAAGGTCATTTCACTCGACAGGAAAGAAGTCCTCTTCGAGCGCGACAGCAAGATTCTCACACGCCCCGCTTCAAACATGAAGCTGGTGACCTCCGCCTCGGCCCTCGGTGTTCTCGGCAAAAACTACGTCTTCAAGACTCCCGTCCTTGCAGAATCGACTGCGACCGACGGCGTTCTGGGTGGGAACTTGTATCTGAAGGGGCTGGGGAATCCCGACCTCGTTACGTCCGATCTCGACTCGCTGGCCGGCCTGGTCAAATTGGCCGGTATCAGATCCGTCGCGGGCGGAGTATGCGTTGACGTGTCTTTTTTCGATGACGAATACTGGGGATATGGCTGGAATTGGGATGACGAGCCGTATTCGTACGCCGCATTCATCACCCCTCTGGCAGTCAATGACAACTGCGTTGTCGTAACTGTAACACCCGGCGTTTCTTCGGGAGATTCTGTGCAGGTCGTCGTAGATCCAGCGACTCCATACATTACCGTTTTGAACAAAGCGAGAACCGTGCAAGACAGCATCGTGCACCCCCTCGTTGTCACACGCCTTTTCAAAGAGCGCCTTAACACCGTTCTCGTCGATGGGGAAATGCGCGTCAACGCAAAACCAACGGAACGCACAATCAGTGTCTGGAAACCTGAACTCTACGCAGCGACCCTTTTCACGGAAGCTCTCCAACGAAAAGGAATTCAAGTCGGAAAGGCACCTTCCGCTGGCACGGCCCCGACAACCAGCACTGAAATTGCGGCACTTTCTCACGGCATCGATTCGACCATCGTCAACATGAACAAAGTGAGCGACAATCTCTCTGCGGAGATGTTGCTGAAGACGCTTGGCACCACAAGCGGCGGAACCCCCGGGAGCGCTCAAGGGGGCGCCTACGTCGCTCACCGGTTCCTCAGTTCTCTCGGAATCGACACCGCGACATTCAACATCGCTGACGGCTCCGGACTCTCGTATCACGATCTCCTGACAGCGGAGATGCTGTGCCAACTCCTTGAAGGCATGTCGCTGCAGAAAGAACTTTTTCCCCTTTTTCGCGCATCGCTCCCCATCGCCGGGGTCGATGGGACGCTGCGCAACCGGATGAAGAAAACACCGGCGGAGGGAAACTTGCGGGCGAAGACCGGAACAATCAGCGGCGTGAGTTCGCTTTCGGGCTACGTTCAGACGCTTGACGGGGAGGTGCTCGCTTTTTCCATGACCATGCAGAACTTCATTTTTCCGACACGGCTCTATCAGCGAGCACAGGACAGGATCGGAGCACTCCTCGCAGGATTCAGCCGCATCGGTCGAACCGCCTCCCTCCCGTCCAACTAGAGGACTGGTCAGAAACTCTCGCACACAAGCACCCGCACTCGGCTCCCTCGATCCACGGGCAGTTGAGATTCCAACGACTTTTTCCTACGTTGATAGCGTGAGGAATAATCGTCGACTACTACTGGTTTTATGCGCGACAGCGTCCGTGCTGTGCGTGTCTGCGTCCCAAACGCGGCCGGCACCGCCCCGCCTGTCACAACAGACCATCCCCGCGTTCGACGGAGATAGGGCTTACGCCTATCTCACGAAGCAGACCCGGTTTGGCCCGCGAAGCCCGGGATCTTCGGGCCACGCGAAGTGTTTATCGTACCTTCTCACCGAGCTGCGGCGATACACGGAGAGAGTCGAATCGCAGACATTCGTTTCCACACTTCCTGATGGGAAGAACGTTGACCTCACGAACCTGATCGCGTCCTTCAACACACGTGCGGTGAGTCGTGTTTTTATTTCTGCGCACTGGGACACGAGATTGTGGGCCGATCAGGATCCGGACAAGAATAACAGGGGCAAACCGATCTCCGGTGCCAACGACGGAGCCAGCGGAGTCGCGGTCATACTCGAACTCGCCCGGCAGCTGCGAGCAAGCCTTCCCTCGGCCGGCGTAGACCTCATACTCTTCGACGGCGAGGATCTGGGGAAGACAGGAAAGCCCGAAAGCTTTTCGGCGGGATCGAAGTATTTCGCTTCCCACATGCCCGCCGGGTTCCGTCCGGAGTTCGGCATCAACATCGACATGATTGGAGACCGCTCGCTGAAGATATTCCGGGAGCAGAATTCGGAGAGGCTTGCTCCCGAAGTGCAAAACCTCGTCTTCGGAACGGCGAAGATTCTGGGAATCACGCAGTTTGTCGATTCTCCCGGCGAGGAAATCACGGATGATCATCTTCCTCTCAACGGGGCCGGGATTCCCACGATCGATCTGATTGATTTTTCATATCCCGACGATTCCAACAAGTACTGGCACACGCTCGCTGACACTCCGGACAAGTGCAGCGCCGAAAGCCTTGCTGCCGTCGGGAACGTACTTATGCACGTATTGTATTCCCACACTTCACTAAAATCGAAACAGCCATGAACCAATCTTCTTCATCGTTCGGGGGATACGAAGCGGTTCGCATCCTGGTGCCGGGTTACTACTTCGCGACGCTCCTGATGTGCTTCACGGGGGCTTTCGCTGAGGCATTCGGAAGGCATCTGCTCCTGGAGGGACTTCAGCTCTTCCTGATTTTCGTCGGCGTCGGATTGATCGCCGGCCTGACGCTCTACGCGAAGGAAAGCACAAAACGCAGGAGAGCGTTTCAGGACAACCAGCCGAGCTTGTACCTGAAAACCAGGGCCAGGGCGATGGCTGATCTTCCGATGATGGAAGAGACGGATGCGCGACAGCTCTATTTCTACATTTTGAACAACCATATCCCTCCGGTCTTTCATGACAAGATATTCTTCTTCGGAACGATCTATCACATCATGATCCAGATACGCAGAACTTCGCTCTGGTTCGCCGTTCTGGCCACGCTTTCGGCCGTCTCGTTCGCCTACGGCTCGCCAGACGGGAGCATCGTGAGCACGCTCTCTTTGTTTGCGACCGTCGTCTGGCTCATCTACCTGTTAAATGTGCGCTACAACAAGGCAGATCGCAAGATGCAGGAAAACTACAGGGATCAAATATATTGGCTGGAAGTCAACAACGACCTGGTCGAGTCCCTGCTCAGGAAGCAACGTCCGACAACAGCCAGGTAACCTCATGAAGAAGAAGCAATGGATTGAAGTCTCTATCACAACTCCCGCCCCGTATCAGGAACTCCTGGTCGGGCAGCTGGCATCAATCGGGTTCCAGGGATTTCTCCAGGAGGGAGATTCCTTATCATGCTATGCTCCTTTGGCGCGGTGGAAGAACCGAACGAACCGGGAATTGGAAACACTCCTCCACAATTTCGGGGAGGAATTCAAAGGACGCCACTTCTCCTGGAAGAGCCGGATCATCGGCGAGAAGAATTGGAATGAGACGTGGGAAAAGAGCATCAGGATTGTGGAAGCGACGTCCCGGATCATTATCAAACCCTCGTGGCGCAAGCTCAGGAAGAAGGACAAGGGAAAGATCGTCCTGCACATCGATCCGAAAATGGCGTTTGGGACCGGCCACCACGAAACGACGCGCCTCTCGCTCACGCTGCTGGAGGAGTATCTCCATGCCGGGGACAATGTTCTGGACTTCGGATGCGGCACCGGCATTCTGGCGATCGCCGCCATCAAGTTGGGGGCCAAGTCGGCACTCGCGGTCGACAACGACCCGTGGGCAATCGAGAATGTGACGGAGAGCATTTCGAGGAACAGGGTCAACCGGCGGGTAACAGCACTTGAAGGGGACGGCACAAAGCTGCCGAAGCACTCCTACGACCTCATCATCGCGAACATAGATCTCCCGACGATTACCGCGACGCTGAAATACCTGGTGAAGCGATTGAAAAACCAGGGATTGATCATACTTTCGGGTCTGCTCGTCACGGACCTCGACAACTTCATGAACCTCATTTCTCACCAGGGCATTGTTCCGCTGGAAATCGTCAACGAGAACGAGTGGGTTGCCATCGCACTGACGAGAGCCGATGCGTTTAACAACAATTGACATCGGGACAAACACGATTCTGATGTTGATCGCTGACGTCTCTGCCGACGGCGTCATCTCACCTGTCCGGGACGAGCTGATCATCGCCCGTCTGGGAAGGGGGGTCGACGCAGAACGCAGAATCACAGCTGAAACATCAACGCGGGTACTTTCCCACCTTCGACAATTCAAGTCGATCTCCGAATCTCTGAATTCAGAGGCAATCATCGCCTGCGGAACGAGCGCTCTGCGGGACGCTGCCAACCGCCAGGAGTTTGTCGATACCGTCAGGCAGGAACTCGGCTTCGGAATCTCCATCCTCAGCGGCGAGGAAGAGGCGGAGCTGACCTATCGGGGCGCGGTTTCGG contains the following coding sequences:
- the dacB gene encoding D-alanyl-D-alanine carboxypeptidase/D-alanyl-D-alanine-endopeptidase, with the protein product MNATTISRLCSFHRSSRFQQLTLLALSALFAGCAVFFPNSRPSDPVEGLRYDISRVLSDSIFIPARPSIKVISLDRKEVLFERDSKILTRPASNMKLVTSASALGVLGKNYVFKTPVLAESTATDGVLGGNLYLKGLGNPDLVTSDLDSLAGLVKLAGIRSVAGGVCVDVSFFDDEYWGYGWNWDDEPYSYAAFITPLAVNDNCVVVTVTPGVSSGDSVQVVVDPATPYITVLNKARTVQDSIVHPLVVTRLFKERLNTVLVDGEMRVNAKPTERTISVWKPELYAATLFTEALQRKGIQVGKAPSAGTAPTTSTEIAALSHGIDSTIVNMNKVSDNLSAEMLLKTLGTTSGGTPGSAQGGAYVAHRFLSSLGIDTATFNIADGSGLSYHDLLTAEMLCQLLEGMSLQKELFPLFRASLPIAGVDGTLRNRMKKTPAEGNLRAKTGTISGVSSLSGYVQTLDGEVLAFSMTMQNFIFPTRLYQRAQDRIGALLAGFSRIGRTASLPSN
- the secA gene encoding preprotein translocase subunit SecA; this encodes MLDFFKRLFGSKHERDVRSLWPVVAEINSHIETLQALSDDELKGKTAEFRQHIDETTAEIKDEIAKLQASLKEDIPFSQRETIYSELDALNKQLDATIQDTLNEILPEAFAVVKETCRRLVGQSWDVAGNKLVWDMVPFDVQLLGGISLHQGKISEMATGEGKTLVATLPTYLNALPGRGVHIVTVNDYLALRDSQWMGKIFEFHGLKIGVILQPMDPAQRRIHYSADITYGTNNEFGFDYLRDNMVVSAEEMVQRGHNYAIVDEVDSVLIDEARTPLIISGPVAVDDHKFNEMKPYVERLVNAQKSLVAKALGEAEQMLEAKNFDDAGVLLLRASRGLPKSNKLLKLFSEPSNKTLSQKTERIYLQDQSARMHEIDDELYFAIDEKSHTIDLTDKGRDFLAQVFPGQNKDLFIIPDIAAEFSALEGNESLPVDQKQLKKDEINALFADRSDRIHTIQQLLRAYSLYEKDDEYVVSDDGKVMIVDEFTGRLLAGRRYSEGLHQAIEAKEGVKVERDTQTLATVTLQNYFRLYKKLAGMTGTAETEAAEFFDIYKLDVVVIPTNRPMVRNDEEDQVFKTKREKYNAVIEEIEHSRSINKPVLVGTTSVEVSETLGRMLKRKGIPHNVLNAKQHQREAEIVAHAGLPGSITIATNMAGRGTDIKLGPGVRDVGGLHIIGTERHEARRIDRQLRGRSGRQGDPGSSRFYLSLEDDLMRLFGSERIAKVMERMGLKEGEVIQHPMITRSVERAQKKVEENNYGIRKRLLEYDNTMNQQREVIYSRRRHALLGEHLRDDIFDMVRDLAAKMTETHYKEGDIEALRNDVRAKFLADLQITPEEFQKIGEEGVAERVVKAAEEFYRRKEEKIGRDMMGMLERMAMLQVIDNKWRDHLREMDDLKEGIHLRGYGQKDPLVEYKTEAFQMFMDLMELIADEVVNIVFKFFPESPEQLPAQRGRRPLRIQDITMTHESAQGAGFQGNREAIPQGASEQGPSARPPQKPAPVHVEQKIGRNDPCPCGSGKKYKNCHGV
- the prmA gene encoding 50S ribosomal protein L11 methyltransferase; this encodes MKKKQWIEVSITTPAPYQELLVGQLASIGFQGFLQEGDSLSCYAPLARWKNRTNRELETLLHNFGEEFKGRHFSWKSRIIGEKNWNETWEKSIRIVEATSRIIIKPSWRKLRKKDKGKIVLHIDPKMAFGTGHHETTRLSLTLLEEYLHAGDNVLDFGCGTGILAIAAIKLGAKSALAVDNDPWAIENVTESISRNRVNRRVTALEGDGTKLPKHSYDLIIANIDLPTITATLKYLVKRLKNQGLIILSGLLVTDLDNFMNLISHQGIVPLEIVNENEWVAIALTRADAFNNN
- a CDS encoding M28 family peptidase, producing the protein MSASQTRPAPPRLSQQTIPAFDGDRAYAYLTKQTRFGPRSPGSSGHAKCLSYLLTELRRYTERVESQTFVSTLPDGKNVDLTNLIASFNTRAVSRVFISAHWDTRLWADQDPDKNNRGKPISGANDGASGVAVILELARQLRASLPSAGVDLILFDGEDLGKTGKPESFSAGSKYFASHMPAGFRPEFGINIDMIGDRSLKIFREQNSERLAPEVQNLVFGTAKILGITQFVDSPGEEITDDHLPLNGAGIPTIDLIDFSYPDDSNKYWHTLADTPDKCSAESLAAVGNVLMHVLYSHTSLKSKQP